A stretch of the Panicum virgatum strain AP13 chromosome 9N, P.virgatum_v5, whole genome shotgun sequence genome encodes the following:
- the LOC120692446 gene encoding polyadenylate-binding protein-interacting protein 7-like isoform X3, with translation MSTEERKLSMLNKGTALNPNAEEFVPSSLRSVSDASRRSDATMVVSGPSKEASTDQAESIVRSNSDEEAHQYWQQQLPDDITPDFKVLGQDETAGPDSLTLTGLSINDGIGTSIFSPNQTLSMQHRASPFIRDKLSTRPKIEFSGPAYIDEHSQATIMSPTASSMSPTAAPWVKTVRNGGHYNSNRRDVGHYNGDSSIGASLHNISDAYHGSRRSLSSTMDIMSQLEQNKVDGRLSQNLRSLSFGHSSPPSPASYGQNGLGNYSKEAFGLPNSPYRSHSSILADDIVSPSTGREHVSLDAPRGRYKTTNLQISGFGSSRGSQLLGGSYNGHHDIVSTNTLQNIAGIQAGPAWLENDAAASAYLEPKDEAHDFASLRHAFLEQDRQAFLMGSSPLTKDLTLKELYNIQSRLAQEKARETTYRQRFQMPELQGLIQEQNPPIDLCGLHVSEAIHVLNYELNNRRKIARSTGRRLQAIIISSARTPARLTAAVEQYLLEHGLQYTQAQPGLFRVLLQ, from the exons ATGTCCACGGAAGAGAGGAAATTGAGTATGCTAAACAAGGGCACTGCATTGAATCCAAATGCAGAGGAATTTGTTCCTTCATCGCTTAGATCTGTCAGTGATGCCTCCAGGAGATCAGATGCAACTATGGTTGTCTCAGGGCCATCTAAAGAAGCCAGCACAGACCAGGCAGAGTCCATTGTACGGAGTAATTCTGATGAAGAAGCACATCAGTATTGGCAACAACAGCTCCCCGATGACATCACCCCTGATTTCAAAGTCCTGGGACAAGATGAGACTGCTGGGCCTGACAGTCTTACACTCACAGGCCTGTCCATAAATGATGGCATTGGCACATCAATATTTTCTCCAAACCAGACACTAAGCATGCAGCACCGTGCTTCCCCTTTTATCAGGGACAAACTGAGTACACGCCCAAAGATTGAGTTTTCTGGCCCAGCTTATATAGACGAGCATTCGCAAGCTACAATTATGAGTCCGACTGCCAGTTCCATGAGTCCAACTGCTGCTCCATGGGTAAAGACAGTAAGGAATGGTGGACACTATAACTCAAACAGAAGGGATGTTGGTCACTACAATGGAGATTCTAGCATAG GAGCTTCACTGCACAACATTTCTGATGCGTATCATGGAAGCAGGCGCAGCTTAAGCTCGACTATGGATATCATGAGTCAACTGGAG CAGAATAAGGTTGATGGACGACTCAGTCAGAACCTCAGGTCACTGTCATTTGGACATTCAAGTCCTCCATCACCAGCATCATATGGCCAAAATGGTCTTGGAAACTATAGTAAAGAAGCTTTTGGTCTGCCAAACAGTCCGTATAGATCTCATTCATCTATACTCGCAGACGATATTGTTTCACCCTCAACTGGACGTGAACATGTTTCCCTGGATGCTCCTAGAGGAAGGTACAAGACGACTAATCTGCAAATTTCTGGTTTTGGTTCAAGCAGAGGTTCTCAGCTGTTGGGTGGCTCGTATAATGGGCATCATGATATAGTCTCAACCAATACCCTCCAAAACATAGCTGGAATTCAGGCTGGACCAGCTTGGCTTGAAAATGATGCTGCGG CAAGTGCATATTTGGAACCAAAGGATGAAGCTCATGATTTTGCAAGCCTGCGGCATGCATTTCTTGAACAG GATAGGCAGGCTTTTCTGATGGGCAGCAGTCCTTTAACAAAGGATCTGACATTGAAGGAGCTATACAATATACAAAGCAGGTTGGCTCAAGAGAAGGCTAGAGAAACAACATATCGACAAAG ATTCCAAATGCCAGAGCTGCAAGGCCTCATCCAGGAGCAAAACCCCCCAATTGACCTGTGCGGTCTTCACGTCAGCGAGGCCATACACGTCCTCAACTACGAGCTCAACAACCGGAGAAAGATCGCGCGGTCTACTGGTCGCCGACTTCAGGCCATCATCATATCCAGTGCCCGCACCCCTGCAAGGCTGACAGCTGCCGTGGAGCAGTACCTCCTGGAACACGGCCTTCAGTACACTCAGGCGCAGCCAGGCCTCTTCCGTGTCCTGCTGCAGTGA
- the LOC120692446 gene encoding polyadenylate-binding protein-interacting protein 7-like isoform X1 codes for MSTEERKLSMLNKGTALNPNAEEFVPSSLRSVSDASRRSDATMVVSGPSKEASTDQAESIVRSNSDEEAHQYWQQQLPDDITPDFKVLGQDETAGPDSLTLTGLSINDGIGTSIFSPNQTLSMQHRASPFIRDKLSTRPKIEFSGPAYIDEHSQATIMSPTASSMSPTAAPWVKTVRNGGHYNSNRRDVGHYNGDSSIGASLHNISDAYHGSRRSLSSTMDIMSQLEQNKVDGRLSQNLRSLSFGHSSPPSPASYGQNGLGNYSKEAFGLPNSPYRSHSSILADDIVSPSTGREHVSLDAPRGRYKTTNLQISGFGSSRGSQLLGGSYNGHHDIVSTNTLQNIAGIQAGPAWLENDAAASAYLEPKDEAHDFASLRHAFLEQQDRQAFLMGSSPLTKDLTLKELYNIQSRLAQEKARETTYRQRFQMPELQGLIQEQNPPIDLCGLHVSEAIHVLNYELNNRRKIARSTGRRLQAIIISSARTPARLTAAVEQYLLEHGLQYTQAQPGLFRVLLQ; via the exons ATGTCCACGGAAGAGAGGAAATTGAGTATGCTAAACAAGGGCACTGCATTGAATCCAAATGCAGAGGAATTTGTTCCTTCATCGCTTAGATCTGTCAGTGATGCCTCCAGGAGATCAGATGCAACTATGGTTGTCTCAGGGCCATCTAAAGAAGCCAGCACAGACCAGGCAGAGTCCATTGTACGGAGTAATTCTGATGAAGAAGCACATCAGTATTGGCAACAACAGCTCCCCGATGACATCACCCCTGATTTCAAAGTCCTGGGACAAGATGAGACTGCTGGGCCTGACAGTCTTACACTCACAGGCCTGTCCATAAATGATGGCATTGGCACATCAATATTTTCTCCAAACCAGACACTAAGCATGCAGCACCGTGCTTCCCCTTTTATCAGGGACAAACTGAGTACACGCCCAAAGATTGAGTTTTCTGGCCCAGCTTATATAGACGAGCATTCGCAAGCTACAATTATGAGTCCGACTGCCAGTTCCATGAGTCCAACTGCTGCTCCATGGGTAAAGACAGTAAGGAATGGTGGACACTATAACTCAAACAGAAGGGATGTTGGTCACTACAATGGAGATTCTAGCATAG GAGCTTCACTGCACAACATTTCTGATGCGTATCATGGAAGCAGGCGCAGCTTAAGCTCGACTATGGATATCATGAGTCAACTGGAG CAGAATAAGGTTGATGGACGACTCAGTCAGAACCTCAGGTCACTGTCATTTGGACATTCAAGTCCTCCATCACCAGCATCATATGGCCAAAATGGTCTTGGAAACTATAGTAAAGAAGCTTTTGGTCTGCCAAACAGTCCGTATAGATCTCATTCATCTATACTCGCAGACGATATTGTTTCACCCTCAACTGGACGTGAACATGTTTCCCTGGATGCTCCTAGAGGAAGGTACAAGACGACTAATCTGCAAATTTCTGGTTTTGGTTCAAGCAGAGGTTCTCAGCTGTTGGGTGGCTCGTATAATGGGCATCATGATATAGTCTCAACCAATACCCTCCAAAACATAGCTGGAATTCAGGCTGGACCAGCTTGGCTTGAAAATGATGCTGCGG CAAGTGCATATTTGGAACCAAAGGATGAAGCTCATGATTTTGCAAGCCTGCGGCATGCATTTCTTGAACAG CAGGATAGGCAGGCTTTTCTGATGGGCAGCAGTCCTTTAACAAAGGATCTGACATTGAAGGAGCTATACAATATACAAAGCAGGTTGGCTCAAGAGAAGGCTAGAGAAACAACATATCGACAAAG ATTCCAAATGCCAGAGCTGCAAGGCCTCATCCAGGAGCAAAACCCCCCAATTGACCTGTGCGGTCTTCACGTCAGCGAGGCCATACACGTCCTCAACTACGAGCTCAACAACCGGAGAAAGATCGCGCGGTCTACTGGTCGCCGACTTCAGGCCATCATCATATCCAGTGCCCGCACCCCTGCAAGGCTGACAGCTGCCGTGGAGCAGTACCTCCTGGAACACGGCCTTCAGTACACTCAGGCGCAGCCAGGCCTCTTCCGTGTCCTGCTGCAGTGA
- the LOC120692446 gene encoding polyadenylate-binding protein-interacting protein 7-like isoform X4 yields the protein MSTEERKLSMLNKGTALNPNAEEFVPSSLRSVSDASRRSDATMVVSGPSKEASTDQAESIVRSNSDEEAHQYWQQQLPDDITPDFKVLGQDETAGPDSLTLTGLSINDGIGTSIFSPNQTLSMQHRASPFIRDKLSTRPKIEFSGPAYIDEHSQATIMSPTASSMSPTAAPWVKTVRNGGHYNSNRRDVGHYNGDSSIGASLHNISDAYHGSRRSLSSTMDIMSQLENKVDGRLSQNLRSLSFGHSSPPSPASYGQNGLGNYSKEAFGLPNSPYRSHSSILADDIVSPSTGREHVSLDAPRGRYKTTNLQISGFGSSRGSQLLGGSYNGHHDIVSTNTLQNIAGIQAGPAWLENDAAASAYLEPKDEAHDFASLRHAFLEQDRQAFLMGSSPLTKDLTLKELYNIQSRLAQEKARETTYRQRFQMPELQGLIQEQNPPIDLCGLHVSEAIHVLNYELNNRRKIARSTGRRLQAIIISSARTPARLTAAVEQYLLEHGLQYTQAQPGLFRVLLQ from the exons ATGTCCACGGAAGAGAGGAAATTGAGTATGCTAAACAAGGGCACTGCATTGAATCCAAATGCAGAGGAATTTGTTCCTTCATCGCTTAGATCTGTCAGTGATGCCTCCAGGAGATCAGATGCAACTATGGTTGTCTCAGGGCCATCTAAAGAAGCCAGCACAGACCAGGCAGAGTCCATTGTACGGAGTAATTCTGATGAAGAAGCACATCAGTATTGGCAACAACAGCTCCCCGATGACATCACCCCTGATTTCAAAGTCCTGGGACAAGATGAGACTGCTGGGCCTGACAGTCTTACACTCACAGGCCTGTCCATAAATGATGGCATTGGCACATCAATATTTTCTCCAAACCAGACACTAAGCATGCAGCACCGTGCTTCCCCTTTTATCAGGGACAAACTGAGTACACGCCCAAAGATTGAGTTTTCTGGCCCAGCTTATATAGACGAGCATTCGCAAGCTACAATTATGAGTCCGACTGCCAGTTCCATGAGTCCAACTGCTGCTCCATGGGTAAAGACAGTAAGGAATGGTGGACACTATAACTCAAACAGAAGGGATGTTGGTCACTACAATGGAGATTCTAGCATAG GAGCTTCACTGCACAACATTTCTGATGCGTATCATGGAAGCAGGCGCAGCTTAAGCTCGACTATGGATATCATGAGTCAACTGGAG AATAAGGTTGATGGACGACTCAGTCAGAACCTCAGGTCACTGTCATTTGGACATTCAAGTCCTCCATCACCAGCATCATATGGCCAAAATGGTCTTGGAAACTATAGTAAAGAAGCTTTTGGTCTGCCAAACAGTCCGTATAGATCTCATTCATCTATACTCGCAGACGATATTGTTTCACCCTCAACTGGACGTGAACATGTTTCCCTGGATGCTCCTAGAGGAAGGTACAAGACGACTAATCTGCAAATTTCTGGTTTTGGTTCAAGCAGAGGTTCTCAGCTGTTGGGTGGCTCGTATAATGGGCATCATGATATAGTCTCAACCAATACCCTCCAAAACATAGCTGGAATTCAGGCTGGACCAGCTTGGCTTGAAAATGATGCTGCGG CAAGTGCATATTTGGAACCAAAGGATGAAGCTCATGATTTTGCAAGCCTGCGGCATGCATTTCTTGAACAG GATAGGCAGGCTTTTCTGATGGGCAGCAGTCCTTTAACAAAGGATCTGACATTGAAGGAGCTATACAATATACAAAGCAGGTTGGCTCAAGAGAAGGCTAGAGAAACAACATATCGACAAAG ATTCCAAATGCCAGAGCTGCAAGGCCTCATCCAGGAGCAAAACCCCCCAATTGACCTGTGCGGTCTTCACGTCAGCGAGGCCATACACGTCCTCAACTACGAGCTCAACAACCGGAGAAAGATCGCGCGGTCTACTGGTCGCCGACTTCAGGCCATCATCATATCCAGTGCCCGCACCCCTGCAAGGCTGACAGCTGCCGTGGAGCAGTACCTCCTGGAACACGGCCTTCAGTACACTCAGGCGCAGCCAGGCCTCTTCCGTGTCCTGCTGCAGTGA
- the LOC120692446 gene encoding polyadenylate-binding protein-interacting protein 7-like isoform X2, translating to MSTEERKLSMLNKGTALNPNAEEFVPSSLRSVSDASRRSDATMVVSGPSKEASTDQAESIVRSNSDEEAHQYWQQQLPDDITPDFKVLGQDETAGPDSLTLTGLSINDGIGTSIFSPNQTLSMQHRASPFIRDKLSTRPKIEFSGPAYIDEHSQATIMSPTASSMSPTAAPWVKTVRNGGHYNSNRRDVGHYNGDSSIGASLHNISDAYHGSRRSLSSTMDIMSQLENKVDGRLSQNLRSLSFGHSSPPSPASYGQNGLGNYSKEAFGLPNSPYRSHSSILADDIVSPSTGREHVSLDAPRGRYKTTNLQISGFGSSRGSQLLGGSYNGHHDIVSTNTLQNIAGIQAGPAWLENDAAASAYLEPKDEAHDFASLRHAFLEQQDRQAFLMGSSPLTKDLTLKELYNIQSRLAQEKARETTYRQRFQMPELQGLIQEQNPPIDLCGLHVSEAIHVLNYELNNRRKIARSTGRRLQAIIISSARTPARLTAAVEQYLLEHGLQYTQAQPGLFRVLLQ from the exons ATGTCCACGGAAGAGAGGAAATTGAGTATGCTAAACAAGGGCACTGCATTGAATCCAAATGCAGAGGAATTTGTTCCTTCATCGCTTAGATCTGTCAGTGATGCCTCCAGGAGATCAGATGCAACTATGGTTGTCTCAGGGCCATCTAAAGAAGCCAGCACAGACCAGGCAGAGTCCATTGTACGGAGTAATTCTGATGAAGAAGCACATCAGTATTGGCAACAACAGCTCCCCGATGACATCACCCCTGATTTCAAAGTCCTGGGACAAGATGAGACTGCTGGGCCTGACAGTCTTACACTCACAGGCCTGTCCATAAATGATGGCATTGGCACATCAATATTTTCTCCAAACCAGACACTAAGCATGCAGCACCGTGCTTCCCCTTTTATCAGGGACAAACTGAGTACACGCCCAAAGATTGAGTTTTCTGGCCCAGCTTATATAGACGAGCATTCGCAAGCTACAATTATGAGTCCGACTGCCAGTTCCATGAGTCCAACTGCTGCTCCATGGGTAAAGACAGTAAGGAATGGTGGACACTATAACTCAAACAGAAGGGATGTTGGTCACTACAATGGAGATTCTAGCATAG GAGCTTCACTGCACAACATTTCTGATGCGTATCATGGAAGCAGGCGCAGCTTAAGCTCGACTATGGATATCATGAGTCAACTGGAG AATAAGGTTGATGGACGACTCAGTCAGAACCTCAGGTCACTGTCATTTGGACATTCAAGTCCTCCATCACCAGCATCATATGGCCAAAATGGTCTTGGAAACTATAGTAAAGAAGCTTTTGGTCTGCCAAACAGTCCGTATAGATCTCATTCATCTATACTCGCAGACGATATTGTTTCACCCTCAACTGGACGTGAACATGTTTCCCTGGATGCTCCTAGAGGAAGGTACAAGACGACTAATCTGCAAATTTCTGGTTTTGGTTCAAGCAGAGGTTCTCAGCTGTTGGGTGGCTCGTATAATGGGCATCATGATATAGTCTCAACCAATACCCTCCAAAACATAGCTGGAATTCAGGCTGGACCAGCTTGGCTTGAAAATGATGCTGCGG CAAGTGCATATTTGGAACCAAAGGATGAAGCTCATGATTTTGCAAGCCTGCGGCATGCATTTCTTGAACAG CAGGATAGGCAGGCTTTTCTGATGGGCAGCAGTCCTTTAACAAAGGATCTGACATTGAAGGAGCTATACAATATACAAAGCAGGTTGGCTCAAGAGAAGGCTAGAGAAACAACATATCGACAAAG ATTCCAAATGCCAGAGCTGCAAGGCCTCATCCAGGAGCAAAACCCCCCAATTGACCTGTGCGGTCTTCACGTCAGCGAGGCCATACACGTCCTCAACTACGAGCTCAACAACCGGAGAAAGATCGCGCGGTCTACTGGTCGCCGACTTCAGGCCATCATCATATCCAGTGCCCGCACCCCTGCAAGGCTGACAGCTGCCGTGGAGCAGTACCTCCTGGAACACGGCCTTCAGTACACTCAGGCGCAGCCAGGCCTCTTCCGTGTCCTGCTGCAGTGA